In one window of Dermochelys coriacea isolate rDerCor1 chromosome 3, rDerCor1.pri.v4, whole genome shotgun sequence DNA:
- the CCR6 gene encoding C-C chemokine receptor type 6 — protein MNGVELNYTEYPDYTFDYDKITPPCDKGEVRNFTKVFLPIAYSIICVLGLVGNIFVVMTFALYKKTKSMTDIYLFNMAIADILFVLTLPFWAVNYAAEKWIFGDFICKITRGIYAINFNCGMLLLAFISLDRYIAIVQATKSFKLRARTLAYSRLISLVVWVSSILISSSTFMFNQSYSHSVNETEEICEHRSNTENKGTVLKLLLLGMQLVFGFFIPLLFMVFCYAFIVKTLVKAQNSKRNKAICLIILIVIVFLVCQVPYNMVLLVNAINMGKLNKQCDSEKQIAFAKYVTETLAFFHCCLNPVLYAFIGVKFRSYFVNMMKDLWCLRYRKYKTKSSRISSDTYHSRQTSEIMSDNVSSFTM, from the exons atgaatggg GTAGAACTCAACTACACAGAATATCCAGACTATACATTTGATTATGATAAAATTACACCACCATGTGACAAGGGGGAAGTCAGAAACTTCACAAAAGTATTTTTGCCAATTGCATACTCAATTATATGTGTCTTGGGCTTAGTGGGTAACATCTTTGTAGTGATGACCTTTGCTTTATATAAAAAAACCAAGTCTATGACAGATATATACCTCTTCAACATGGCCATAGCAGACATATTGTTTGTTCTCACTCTTCCATTCTGGGCAGTAAATTATGCTGCTGAAAAATGGATCTTTGGTGACTTCATATGCAAAATTACCAGAGGTATTTATGCAATCAACTTCAATTGTGGTATGCTGCTCTTGGCTTTTATCAGTCTGGACCGATACATTGCTATTGTACAGGCAACAAAGTCATTTAAACTTCGGGCTAGAACGCTAGCATACAGTAGACTGATCTCTTTGGTTGTATGGGTATCGTCAATTTTAATTTCCAGTTCCACTTTCATGTTCAATCAAAGCTACAGCCACTCAGTCAATGAAACAGAAGAGATTTGTGAACACAGATCCAATACAGAGAACAAAGGCACTGTGCTGAAATTATTGCTGCTGGGTATGCAACTTGTATTTGGATTTTTTATCCCTCTGCTGTTTATGGTATTTTGCTATGCATTCATTGTCAAAACCTTGGTGAAAGCTCAGAATTCCAAAAGAAACAAAGCAATATGTCTGATTATATTAATTGTGATAGTTTTCCTGGTTTGTCAAGTACCATATAACATGGTTCTTCTTGTGAATGCCATAAATATGGGTAAATTAAATAAACAGTGTGATAGTGAAAAGCAAATAGCCTTTGCAAAGTACGTTACAGAAACCCTGGCTTTCTTCCATTGTTGTTTGAACCCAGTGCTCTACGCATTTATTGGGGTGAAATTTAGAAGTTACTTTGTGAACATGATGAAGGATCTGTGGTGCCTGAGATACAGGAAATACAAGACCAAGAGTTCAAGGATAAGTTCTGATACCTATCACTCAAGGCAGACAAGTGAAATTATGAGTGACAATGTGTCATCCTTTACTATGTAA